Proteins encoded within one genomic window of candidate division WOR-3 bacterium:
- a CDS encoding deaminase, protein MLHDSTFIEILDIIKRQSSCVYYKTGALVVKENRIVSMGYNGSPSGFPQCDELQEVLEFAYNNKESVRNCLESGGIESFAREYFDRFKYFYKYSKDFIKFFGKKLEEVLRRIVEGEAGSEDFYNLNFIHSRYEIHAEQNAIAFSLKAGTNITGATLYSSLLPCMECAKLIVASGIKRVVYIEDYEDKRFKETSKTFLEINGIKVDKLIKD, encoded by the coding sequence ATGCTCCACGATTCAACCTTCATTGAAATTCTTGATATTATAAAAAGGCAGAGTTCCTGTGTTTATTACAAAACAGGCGCCTTGGTCGTTAAGGAAAACCGTATAGTTTCTATGGGTTATAACGGCTCTCCTTCGGGCTTTCCTCAGTGTGATGAGCTTCAGGAAGTCCTTGAATTTGCTTATAACAACAAAGAAAGTGTAAGAAATTGCTTGGAAAGTGGGGGGATTGAATCCTTCGCAAGGGAATACTTTGACAGATTTAAGTACTTTTACAAATATTCTAAGGATTTTATCAAATTCTTTGGTAAAAAACTGGAAGAAGTGCTAAGGAGGATTGTAGAAGGAGAAGCCGGCTCAGAAGATTTCTACAATTTAAATTTTATACACTCACGATATGAGATCCATGCGGAGCAGAATGCTATCGCCTTTTCTCTTAAGGCAGGTACCAATATCACGGGGGCTACCCTTTATTCGTCCCTTTTACCCTGTATGGAATGTGCCAAGTTGATCGTGGCGTCGGGGATAAAAAGGGTTGTATACATAGAGGATTATGAAGATAAAAGATTTAAAGAAACTTCAAAAACTTTCCTTGAAATCAATGGGATTAAGGTAGATAAGCTAATTAAGGACTAA
- a CDS encoding PKD domain-containing protein encodes MKKMIFLVVFILCSCNLKKNSAPIPEIVEIPDSAHPKETISIKVRATDPDGDYVSVRVDFGDGRVSDFSEWVKSGTIVIFQKTYTAPGDYYVTVQAKDFEGNYSLWSSGRTIRIE; translated from the coding sequence ATGAAAAAAATGATTTTTCTCGTGGTGTTTATTCTTTGTAGTTGCAATTTAAAAAAGAATTCCGCTCCTATTCCCGAGATCGTAGAAATTCCAGACTCTGCACATCCGAAGGAGACCATTTCTATTAAAGTAAGGGCGACCGATCCCGATGGCGATTATGTCAGCGTAAGGGTGGACTTTGGGGATGGAAGGGTCTCAGATTTCTCGGAATGGGTGAAGTCGGGAACGATTGTGATCTTCCAAAAGACATACACTGCGCCTGGTGATTATTACGTAACGGTTCAGGCTAAGGATTTTGAAGGGAATTACAGCTTGTGGTCTTCGGGAAGAACCATAAGAATAGAATAG
- the cdaA gene encoding diadenylate cyclase CdaA: protein MKFYPFTVRDFADIVLVTIIIYYILKLFKGTRTIYIIMGLIAVIGLSAISTFFNLKGLMWLLSAFTRYGLLALIVIFQPEIRKGLAVIGTGTFIGERKRIGIVEIQELERAIRQMVQRGIGGLIVIERNMRLDELITESGVKIYATLSAPLILSIFLPDSPLHDGAIIIRGNHIIGARTILPLSQVGIIEGSLGTRHRAALGVTEHFDCLAIVISEERRSIRIAHKGVLSESLTFENLRKYLEELLIKQA from the coding sequence ATGAAATTTTACCCTTTTACCGTACGTGATTTTGCTGATATTGTCCTTGTCACGATCATCATTTATTATATCCTGAAGCTATTCAAGGGCACCAGAACAATTTACATTATCATGGGTCTTATTGCAGTCATTGGACTTTCTGCCATATCTACCTTTTTCAACCTGAAAGGGTTGATGTGGTTACTTTCAGCCTTTACAAGATATGGTCTATTAGCGCTAATTGTCATCTTCCAACCCGAGATTCGAAAGGGGCTGGCGGTAATTGGAACTGGCACCTTTATCGGGGAAAGGAAGAGGATCGGAATTGTAGAAATACAAGAGTTAGAGAGGGCAATACGGCAGATGGTTCAAAGGGGAATTGGTGGCCTAATAGTTATAGAAAGGAATATGAGGCTGGATGAGCTGATTACGGAAAGCGGAGTTAAAATATACGCAACTCTCTCAGCACCTCTTATTCTTTCCATCTTCCTCCCTGACAGCCCTTTACACGATGGTGCAATAATAATAAGAGGTAATCACATAATCGGCGCCAGAACCATTTTGCCCCTTTCTCAGGTGGGAATTATCGAAGGAAGCTTAGGTACAAGACACAGGGCTGCTCTTGGCGTCACTGAACACTTTGATTGCTTAGCAATAGTAATTTCAGAGGAAAGAAGATCGATAAGAATAGCACACAAGGGTGTTTTGTCGGAGAGCTTAACTTTTGAAAATCTTAGGAAATACTTAGAAGAGCTATTGATTAAGCAGGCATGA
- a CDS encoding endonuclease V, whose translation MKEKFQEIQLLKKVQEELRNLVITVNKLQDYKYIGGCDVSYRGDEGVGVFVVFNRQFKLLDVAIVKRKVDFPYIPGYLAFREVPFLIDSYNRLQLKPDIVLVDGQGIAHPRGFGVASHFGVLLNIPTIGVAKSRLYGHCEMPEPVRGNFTYLRDENNNIIGACLVTKDRSKPIYVSIGHLVDLDTAIRVVLENTLHYKIPEPLRVAHHYTQRENRRSYE comes from the coding sequence ATGAAAGAGAAATTTCAAGAAATCCAACTACTTAAAAAAGTTCAGGAGGAACTCAGAAATCTTGTAATTACTGTAAATAAACTCCAGGACTATAAATATATTGGAGGATGTGACGTCTCTTACAGGGGAGATGAAGGTGTTGGGGTTTTCGTGGTGTTTAATAGGCAGTTTAAATTGCTCGATGTGGCCATCGTAAAGAGGAAGGTGGATTTTCCCTATATACCCGGCTATTTGGCCTTCAGAGAGGTTCCGTTCCTCATTGATTCTTATAATAGGCTTCAGTTGAAACCGGATATAGTACTCGTTGATGGGCAGGGTATTGCTCACCCACGGGGATTTGGTGTAGCTTCGCATTTTGGTGTCTTGCTGAACATCCCCACAATTGGGGTAGCAAAAAGCAGGCTATATGGCCATTGTGAAATGCCCGAACCTGTGCGCGGAAACTTTACTTACCTGCGAGATGAAAATAACAACATTATTGGGGCTTGCCTTGTCACTAAGGATAGGTCTAAACCAATATACGTCTCCATTGGTCACTTAGTTGACCTTGACACGGCCATAAGGGTCGTTCTTGAAAACACTTTGCATTATAAGATTCCAGAGCCCTTGAGGGTGGCTCATCATTACACCCAAAGAGAAAATAGGAGGTCTTATGAGTAA
- the fabG gene encoding 3-oxoacyl-[acyl-carrier-protein] reductase — protein MSKVAVVTGGSRGIGFAIAEELGKKGYIPIITARKEEELAKAQEELKSKGIESSYKVLDVTDYKACRDLADEIYNRYGRIDILVNNAGITKDKLFIRMAPTDWEEVIRINLFGTFNMTHAVLKYMVNAKAGVIINISSVVGITGNAGQTNYSASKAGVIAFTRSLAKEVGGWGIRVVAVAPGFIETSMTDKLSEEIKKDYLSKISLKRFGKPEDVAKLVAFLVSEEANYITGQVLTIDGGLI, from the coding sequence ATGAGTAAAGTTGCAGTTGTGACAGGTGGATCAAGGGGTATTGGATTTGCTATAGCCGAGGAACTCGGGAAGAAAGGCTATATTCCGATTATTACAGCCAGGAAAGAAGAGGAACTTGCAAAGGCGCAAGAGGAGTTGAAATCCAAGGGCATCGAGAGTAGTTATAAGGTATTGGATGTAACGGATTATAAGGCCTGTAGGGATTTGGCGGATGAGATTTACAATCGATACGGCAGAATAGACATCCTTGTGAATAATGCGGGAATTACTAAAGATAAGTTGTTTATACGGATGGCTCCCACTGATTGGGAAGAGGTTATAAGAATAAACCTTTTTGGGACCTTCAATATGACCCACGCTGTTCTCAAATATATGGTTAATGCTAAAGCAGGTGTGATAATCAATATTTCCTCCGTTGTGGGCATAACTGGAAATGCAGGACAGACCAACTATTCTGCCTCCAAAGCGGGAGTTATAGCCTTTACCAGGTCCCTTGCAAAGGAAGTTGGAGGCTGGGGCATTCGGGTGGTCGCCGTAGCACCGGGTTTCATTGAAACTTCAATGACCGATAAACTTTCAGAGGAGATAAAGAAGGATTATCTTTCTAAAATTTCTCTAAAAAGATTTGGAAAGCCTGAAGATGTGGCAAAGTTGGTAGCCTTCCTTGTGAGTGAAGAGGCTAACTACATTACAGGCCAGGTTCTAACCATTGACGGTGGTTTAATCTGA
- the hisS gene encoding histidine--tRNA ligase, whose product MSIKYQRPRGTRDILPEEEKFREGLIIKARRVLESYGYTFMITPTFEYAELFSRSIGTTTDIVEKEMFVFQDRGDRLLALRPEGTASIIRAFLENQIHPPAKLAYVMNMFRAERPQRGRYREFWQIGAEALGIRDPLLDAEVIEMAVRVLKEMGLENFQLEINSIGTPEEREIYKRTLLDYIEEKELMKEFTLCESCNRRKTTNVLRILDCEIDAPKLYDAPVILEFLSRESYRYFEEVQSYLNSWGIEYTINPKLVRGLDYYTHTVFEIKVKELGAQDTVCGGGRYDRLVEELGGPATPAMGFAIGLDRVVVAMENKIPKLKGPFYFVATVGEMERGYGIRLLKKLREWYIPSDMCYELKSLKAQLKIADRIRAQRAVIVGEDEIMRGKVRVRNMETGEEVEVDENELKAIYEREISRNPTT is encoded by the coding sequence ATGAGTATTAAATATCAGAGGCCAAGGGGAACAAGGGATATCCTCCCTGAGGAGGAAAAGTTCAGGGAGGGATTAATTATAAAAGCCAGGAGAGTTCTTGAAAGTTATGGTTATACCTTCATGATCACTCCCACCTTCGAATATGCTGAACTGTTTTCCAGAAGTATTGGTACCACTACCGATATCGTTGAAAAGGAGATGTTTGTTTTTCAGGATCGGGGTGATAGACTATTGGCTTTAAGACCTGAAGGTACTGCTTCCATTATCAGGGCCTTTCTGGAGAATCAAATACATCCTCCTGCGAAGCTTGCTTATGTTATGAATATGTTTAGAGCCGAGAGACCTCAAAGGGGAAGGTACAGGGAGTTCTGGCAAATTGGTGCTGAGGCACTTGGCATCAGGGACCCGCTACTCGATGCAGAAGTAATTGAAATGGCTGTTAGAGTTCTTAAAGAAATGGGCCTTGAGAATTTTCAACTGGAAATAAATTCCATTGGTACTCCCGAGGAAAGGGAAATCTATAAGAGAACCCTCCTCGATTATATCGAGGAGAAAGAGCTTATGAAGGAATTCACCTTGTGTGAATCGTGTAACCGGAGAAAAACGACCAATGTTTTGAGGATTTTGGATTGTGAAATCGATGCTCCAAAACTTTATGATGCACCAGTGATTCTGGAATTCCTCTCCCGTGAATCCTATCGTTATTTTGAAGAGGTACAATCCTATTTAAATAGCTGGGGAATTGAATATACGATAAATCCGAAACTTGTCAGAGGCCTCGATTACTATACCCACACCGTATTTGAAATTAAAGTTAAGGAACTGGGGGCGCAGGATACTGTTTGCGGCGGTGGGAGGTATGACAGACTGGTTGAAGAGCTTGGGGGTCCTGCAACTCCTGCAATGGGATTTGCCATAGGCCTTGATAGGGTTGTGGTTGCAATGGAAAACAAAATTCCAAAGCTTAAAGGGCCATTTTATTTTGTCGCCACGGTAGGGGAGATGGAAAGGGGGTACGGAATAAGGCTATTGAAGAAATTGAGGGAGTGGTACATTCCTTCGGACATGTGCTACGAGCTCAAGAGTTTGAAGGCGCAGTTAAAGATTGCGGATAGGATAAGGGCTCAAAGGGCAGTAATTGTGGGTGAAGACGAAATAATGCGGGGAAAGGTAAGAGTCAGAAATATGGAGACAGGCGAAGAGGTTGAGGTAGATGAAAATGAATTGAAGGCAATTTATGAAAGAGAAATTTCAAGAAATCCAACTACTTAA